A region of the candidate division KSB1 bacterium genome:
TCACGCAGAACGTACTCCTGGGCACGCGAGAGGACATGGACGACATCGTTCGCGCCGTAGAGAAAGTGCGGGAGAACTGGGAGGAGCTGCCTGATTAGCCGGGCGTCCTGGCCGAAAGTTCAAGCTCCAAGGGCTAGGGAGCGGGACTTGGAAGAAAGTCGGCAGCAGGGGGGCGGGGCAAGCGTCGAAATCCAAGGCAGGCGAGGGCGACCCAATGCCCGCGAACTTGCCACCCCAGTACTTTGAGGCCGAGCGGAAGTACCGCGAAGCTCGCTCCACTCCGGAGAAGCTTGAGGCCCTCAAAGAGATGCTTGCAGTGATGCCCAAACACAAGGGCACCGAGAAACTGCAAGCTGACATCAAGCGGCGCATTGCGAAGCTCAAGGAGGAAGCGCAGAGGGGACGCAAGGGTGGCGGCAAGGGATACTCGATCTACGTGGAGAAAGAGGGTGCGGGCCAGGTTACCCTCGCAGGGCTGCCCAACGTCGGCAAATCGAGCCTGTTGGCCGCATTGACGCGCGCGGAGCCGGAAATCGCGGACTACCCGTTCACGACGCGCAAACCGCAACCGGGCATGCTCCAGTTCGAGAACATCAGCATCCAGCTGGTAGACCTGCCACCCTTGGATCGATGCTACATGGAAGCCTGGGTGCCGGGGATCATTCGCGTGGCCGACGTGGCGCTTCTGGTCATCGATCTCGCGAGTGATGACCCCCT
Encoded here:
- a CDS encoding TGS domain-containing protein, which codes for MPANLPPQYFEAERKYREARSTPEKLEALKEMLAVMPKHKGTEKLQADIKRRIAKLKEEAQRGRKGGGKGYSIYVEKEGAGQVTLAGLPNVGKSSLLAALTRAEPEIADYPFTTRKPQPGMLQFENISIQLVDLPPLDRCYMEAWVPGIIRVADVALLVIDLASDDPLSQAEETIEILRSHRIEPVGRAVGTAVTGPSVEKPAVLVGNRLDVPGAQDNLQVLASLYAGTLPVVGVSAVTRAGLDDLGRTIYAMLNIVRVYAKPPGKTPDLEKPFVFRKGSTVLDFAAAVHKDFAEKLKFARVWGVNKFDGQRVNRDYVLEEGDIIELHI